The following proteins are encoded in a genomic region of Zea mays cultivar B73 chromosome 9, Zm-B73-REFERENCE-NAM-5.0, whole genome shotgun sequence:
- the LOC103639119 gene encoding protein HUA2-LIKE 2 isoform X5, whose product MRDISLRTNSFSNKQRDAQPQNCYTRTRVPSLRKSRSSLSLESRKAQGSDNVWLHSGEGTSNQPVTLGASNGNRMLNTPAEVDSTSNREASENGTTETELKSNGTSDLPMNTAVNFKRKRKSDRKPGPHYRDCTTPNKDDQLCAEYSEILPDSPNSKNEVSKSDGDEHLPLVKRARVRMGRSQLEDSPVDEIDVSNKKPELATALDQCDRNGKPASPANDYSADQVSAVVSSAPNLSCKLDTTILSKEGHLPWKNKEYHPKILALDVEAALPPSKRLHRALEAMSANVAENTKNIPEVTGPNEMTLNGSLLTASSLSNKSADAVVTVSNRPVIVQSPEPSLDTQFVHNPSGKCTSESILQNNSIPDSASVPSKENDHIVLKGDICEETLMDTKTANGSWDCSELNNDSCGKTSALCMKLNRPALNVTQATSVPDRLSSSLEKASENVAASGVKETKTFGSAVCDVDRSAEPIDRSNNNVTSNTMRHSETIVADSVNNVGDTASNSSLATKSSSIQSDADTRTSELHTFSSLALKELNHRKIKDRSTSPDSMPMKELIAVAQARRFSRSTSFPDNFLNAKYIPETSINIPSKEGPHRQLSPSNRIIRSTSGNDNVNSRSPFDNIQQKKLAAHGANAARRSFKDFLSTLTRTKESISRATRLAMECAKFGIAGEAIDIIVEHLEKESNLYKRVDLFFLVDSITQCSRNQKGGAGDVYPSLIQAVLPRILYAAAPPGNSAWENRKQCLKVLKLWLERKTLSEYIIRHHIREIETINEASFGSSRRPSRTERALNDPLRDNEGMLVDEYGSNAGFQLPNLICTKVLEEEEENSSEGRSLSFEAVTPEQDAPYNDDNEESQMPVEKHHHILEEVDGELEMEDVAPPSDIGATTKCQPEQSDTNRAPSDQRPSDAGPPLPVDRPPSPPPLPSSPPPVPVPQSAQMQPKLQMASDPMAPHPQRATYSVQSQQQHSIAEHPGNMNSSVAPLPPPPFNSSGYGGQQNQIPPPPPMAPLNPPGPHGSFPAPPAPYHGNNYHRPPTTSMPNEGYHQQPPPPPPPPNQFPSVPPEHQHRPHHWGNNCPPYPERYRYNGHDRGNHRHDRRHHGHDRQHHYDDRGYHYDDRGYHYDDRGHYFDDRRHHFDDRGHHFDERAIRGPMHNDAADQGRYSFPPGPPRIPDHFEAPPAPMHYGRPSDPPPRPCAGWSRPPRISDNYSPSRHSVEPPVSHTAGGHGGWRPR is encoded by the exons ATGAGGGATATTTCTTTGCGTACTAATTCATTTTCAAATAAGCAAAGGGATGCACAGCCACAAAATTGCTACACACGTACTAGGGTTCCATCTCTGCGGAAGTCAAGAAGTTCATTAAGTCTGGAATCAAGAAAGGCTCAAGGTTCTG ATAATGTCTGGTTGCATTCTGGTGAAGGCACTTCCAACCAACCTGTAACTTTGGGGGCTAGTAACGGCAACAGAATGTTGAATACTCCTGCTGAAGTGGATAGTACTAGTAACCGTGAAGCATCTGAAAATGGAACTACAGAGACAGAACTGAAATCAAATGGCACATCAGATCTTCCCATGAACACAGCAGTAAATTTCAAGAGAAAAAGAAAATCAGATAGAAAACCTGGACCTCATTATAGAGATTGTACAACACCAAATAAAGATGACCAATTATGTGCTGAGTACAGTGAAATCCTTCCAGATTCTCCGAATTCAAAGAATGAAGTAAGCAAGTCAGATGGAGATGAGCACTTGCCATTGGTCAAAAGGGCAAGGGTCCGAATGGGAAGGTCTCAGTTGGAGGATTCACCAGTTGATGAAATTGATGTTTCTAATAAGAAGCCAGAGCTTGCAACAGCCTTGGACCAATGTGATAGGAATGGTAAACCTGCAAGTCCCGCCAATGATTACTCAGCTGATCAGGTGTCTGCAGTCGTAAGTTCTGCTCCTAATCTGTCCTGCAAATTGGACACAACTATCTTGTCAAAGGAAGGTCATCTTCCTTGGAAGAATAAAGAATACCATCCAAAAATTTTAGCATTAGATGTGGAAGCTGCTTTGCCTCCTTCAAAACGCCTGCATCGCGCCTTAGAAGCGATGTCTGCTAATGTTGCTGAGAATACCAAGAATATACCTGAAGTGACAGGACCAAATGAAATGACTCTAAATGGCTCTTTGTTGACAGCAAGCAGCCTTTCTAATAAATCTGCAGATGCAGTGGTCACAGTATCTAATAGACCTGTAATAGTTCAAAGCCCTGAACCTTCTTTAGACACACAGTTTGTGCATAACCCATCAGGCAAATGTACCTCAGAATCAATTCTACAAAATAACAGCATTCCTGATTCTGCTTCAGTTCCTTCAAAAGAAAATGATCATATCGTGTTAAAAGGTGATATTTGTGAAGAAACCCTCATGGATACTAAAACTGCTAATGGTTCTTGGGATTGTAGTGAACTAAATAATGATTCCTGTGGGAAAACTTCAGCCCTTTGCATGAAATTGAATCGGCCTGCACTTAATGTTACACAAGCCACATCTGTACCTGACCGATTATCTTCGTCTTTGGAGAAAGCCAGTGAAAATGTGGCCGCAAGTGGTGTCAAAGAGACAAAAACATTTGGCTCAGCTGTTTGTGATGTTGACAGAAGTGCAGAACCAATTGACCGTTCAAACAACAATGTGACGAGCAACACAATGCGACATAGTGAGACTATTGTAGCGGATTCAGTGAACAATGTGGGGGATACAGCAAGCAACTCTTCACTGGCTACTAAATCATCCAGTATACAATCTGATGCAGACACCCGGACGTCTGAATT GCATACATTCTCATCTTTGGCATTGAAAGAACTGAACCATAGAAAAATTAAAGACAGGAGCACTTCTCCAGATTCAATGCCAATGAAAGAACTTATAGCTGTTGCACAAGCTAGAAGGTTTTCTCGATCAACTTCCTTTCCAGATAACTTCCTAAATGCCAAGTATATTCctgaaacatcaataaatataccTTCTAAGGAAGGCCCACACAGGCAGTTGTCACCCTCAAATCGGATAATCAGGTCTACTTCTGGAAATGATAATGTTAATTCTAGGAGTCCGTTTGATAATATTCAGCAGAAGAAATTAGCAGCACATGGAGCCAATGCAGCGCGAAGGTCTTTCAAAGATTTCCTCAGTACATTGACAAGAACCAAAGAAAGTATATCGCGCGCGACACGTCTTGCTATGGAATGTGCTAAATTTGGCATTGCTGGTGAG GCAATTGACATTATCGTTGAACATCTGGAAAAGGAATCAAATTTGTATAAGAGGGTGGATCTCTTCTTTCTTGTAGATTCAATAACACAATGCTCCCGCAATCAGAAAG GCGGAGCTGGAGATGTATATCCCTCTCTCATTCAGGCAGTTCTACCTCGAATACTCTATGCTGCTGCACCTCCTGGAAACTCAGCTTGGGAGAATCGAAAGCAATGTCTCAAG GTTTTGAAACTTTGGCTTGAAAGGAAAACACTTTCAGAATATATCATCCGTCACCATATTAGAGAAATTGAGACTATCAACGAGGCATCATTTGGAAGTTCTCGCCGTCCTTCAAGAACAGAGAGAGCTCTAAATGACCCTTTGCGTGACAATGAAGGAATGCTTGTTGATGAGTATGGGAG TAATGCTGGTTTTCAGCTACCCAACTTAATTTGCACAAAAGTacttgaagaagaggaagaaaacTCTTCTGAAGGCAGGAGCTTGAGCTTTGAAGCTGTTACACCTGAACAGGATGCCCCATATAAtgatgacaatgaagaatctCAAATGCCTGTTGAGAAGCATCACCATATTCTGGAAGAGGTTGATGGTGAGCTTGAGATGGAGGATGTAGCTCCACCATCTGATATTGGGGCAACCACCAAGTGCCAACCAGAGCAAAGTGACACCAATCGTGCACCATCTGACCAACGCCCTTCAGATGCTGGCCCTCCACTTCCTGTGGACCGGCCTCCATCTCCTCCGCCATTGCCATCATCTCCTCCACCTGTCCCCGTTCCTCAGAGTGCACAGATGCAGCCTAAATTACAAATGGCATCTGATCCCATGGCGCCACATCCTCAAAGAGCTACATAT AGTGTTCAAAGTCAACAACAGCATTCTATTGCAGAGCACCCAGGTAACATGAATTCTTCTGTTGCACCATTGCCACCCCCACCGTTTAACAGTTCAGGATATGGAGGGCAACAAAATCagataccacctcccccaccaatggcaccactcaatcctCCTGGTCCCCATGGCAGTTTCCCTGCTCCCCCAGCACCTTACCATGGGAACAACTATCATCGGCCTCCAACCACATCCATGCCTAACGAGGGATATCATCAGCAACCACCACCCCCTCCACCGCCTCCAAATCAATTCCCTTCTGTGCCACCAGAACACCAACATAGGCCACATCACTGGGGTAATAACTGTCCACCGTATCCCGAGAGATATCGGTACAATGGACATGATCGAGGTAATCACAGACATGATAGAAGGCATCATGGACATGACAGACAACACCATTATGATGATAGAGGATACCACTACGATGATAGAGGATATCACTATGATGATAGAGGCCATTACTTTGATGATAGAAGACATCATTTTGACGATAGAGGACATCACTTTGATGAGAGAGCTATTAGGGGGCCAATGCACAATGATGCCGCTGACCAGGGAAGATATTCTTTTCCTCCAG GTCCTCCTCGGATTCCTGACCATTTTGAAGCTCCACCAGCCCCAATGCACTATGGGCGACCATCAGATCCTCCGCCAAGGCCTTGTGCAGGCTGGTCTAGGCCGCCTAGGATATCTGATAACTATTCTCCCTCGAGACATTCTGTGGAGCCTCCAGTTTCACATACAGCTGGAG GTCATGGTGGATGGAGACCTAGATAA
- the LOC103639119 gene encoding protein HUA2-LIKE 2 isoform X6 has product MRDISLRTNSFSNKQRDAQPQNCYTRTRVPSLRKSRSSLSLESRKAQDNVWLHSGEGTSNQPVTLGASNGNRMLNTPAEVDSTSNREASENGTTETELKSNGTSDLPMNTAVNFKRKRKSDRKPGPHYRDCTTPNKDDQLCAEYSEILPDSPNSKNEVSKSDGDEHLPLVKRARVRMGRSQLEDSPVDEIDVSNKKPELATALDQCDRNGKPASPANDYSADQVSAVVSSAPNLSCKLDTTILSKEGHLPWKNKEYHPKILALDVEAALPPSKRLHRALEAMSANVAENTKNIPEVTGPNEMTLNGSLLTASSLSNKSADAVVTVSNRPVIVQSPEPSLDTQFVHNPSGKCTSESILQNNSIPDSASVPSKENDHIVLKGDICEETLMDTKTANGSWDCSELNNDSCGKTSALCMKLNRPALNVTQATSVPDRLSSSLEKASENVAASGVKETKTFGSAVCDVDRSAEPIDRSNNNVTSNTMRHSETIVADSVNNVGDTASNSSLATKSSSIQSDADTRTSELHTFSSLALKELNHRKIKDRSTSPDSMPMKELIAVAQARRFSRSTSFPDNFLNAKYIPETSINIPSKEGPHRQLSPSNRIIRSTSGNDNVNSRSPFDNIQQKKLAAHGANAARRSFKDFLSTLTRTKESISRATRLAMECAKFGIAGEAIDIIVEHLEKESNLYKRVDLFFLVDSITQCSRNQKGGAGDVYPSLIQAVLPRILYAAAPPGNSAWENRKQCLKVLKLWLERKTLSEYIIRHHIREIETINEASFGSSRRPSRTERALNDPLRDNEGMLVDEYGSNAGFQLPNLICTKVLEEEEENSSEGRSLSFEAVTPEQDAPYNDDNEESQMPVEKHHHILEEVDGELEMEDVAPPSDIGATTKCQPEQSDTNRAPSDQRPSDAGPPLPVDRPPSPPPLPSSPPPVPVPQSAQMQPKLQMASDPMAPHPQRATYSVQSQQQHSIAEHPGNMNSSVAPLPPPPFNSSGYGGQQNQIPPPPPMAPLNPPGPHGSFPAPPAPYHGNNYHRPPTTSMPNEGYHQQPPPPPPPPNQFPSVPPEHQHRPHHWGNNCPPYPERYRYNGHDRGNHRHDRRHHGHDRQHHYDDRGYHYDDRGYHYDDRGHYFDDRRHHFDDRGHHFDERAIRGPMHNDAADQGRYSFPPGPPRIPDHFEAPPAPMHYGRPSDPPPRPCAGWSRPPRISDNYSPSRHSVEPPVSHTAGGHGGWRPR; this is encoded by the exons ATGAGGGATATTTCTTTGCGTACTAATTCATTTTCAAATAAGCAAAGGGATGCACAGCCACAAAATTGCTACACACGTACTAGGGTTCCATCTCTGCGGAAGTCAAGAAGTTCATTAAGTCTGGAATCAAGAAAGGCTCAAG ATAATGTCTGGTTGCATTCTGGTGAAGGCACTTCCAACCAACCTGTAACTTTGGGGGCTAGTAACGGCAACAGAATGTTGAATACTCCTGCTGAAGTGGATAGTACTAGTAACCGTGAAGCATCTGAAAATGGAACTACAGAGACAGAACTGAAATCAAATGGCACATCAGATCTTCCCATGAACACAGCAGTAAATTTCAAGAGAAAAAGAAAATCAGATAGAAAACCTGGACCTCATTATAGAGATTGTACAACACCAAATAAAGATGACCAATTATGTGCTGAGTACAGTGAAATCCTTCCAGATTCTCCGAATTCAAAGAATGAAGTAAGCAAGTCAGATGGAGATGAGCACTTGCCATTGGTCAAAAGGGCAAGGGTCCGAATGGGAAGGTCTCAGTTGGAGGATTCACCAGTTGATGAAATTGATGTTTCTAATAAGAAGCCAGAGCTTGCAACAGCCTTGGACCAATGTGATAGGAATGGTAAACCTGCAAGTCCCGCCAATGATTACTCAGCTGATCAGGTGTCTGCAGTCGTAAGTTCTGCTCCTAATCTGTCCTGCAAATTGGACACAACTATCTTGTCAAAGGAAGGTCATCTTCCTTGGAAGAATAAAGAATACCATCCAAAAATTTTAGCATTAGATGTGGAAGCTGCTTTGCCTCCTTCAAAACGCCTGCATCGCGCCTTAGAAGCGATGTCTGCTAATGTTGCTGAGAATACCAAGAATATACCTGAAGTGACAGGACCAAATGAAATGACTCTAAATGGCTCTTTGTTGACAGCAAGCAGCCTTTCTAATAAATCTGCAGATGCAGTGGTCACAGTATCTAATAGACCTGTAATAGTTCAAAGCCCTGAACCTTCTTTAGACACACAGTTTGTGCATAACCCATCAGGCAAATGTACCTCAGAATCAATTCTACAAAATAACAGCATTCCTGATTCTGCTTCAGTTCCTTCAAAAGAAAATGATCATATCGTGTTAAAAGGTGATATTTGTGAAGAAACCCTCATGGATACTAAAACTGCTAATGGTTCTTGGGATTGTAGTGAACTAAATAATGATTCCTGTGGGAAAACTTCAGCCCTTTGCATGAAATTGAATCGGCCTGCACTTAATGTTACACAAGCCACATCTGTACCTGACCGATTATCTTCGTCTTTGGAGAAAGCCAGTGAAAATGTGGCCGCAAGTGGTGTCAAAGAGACAAAAACATTTGGCTCAGCTGTTTGTGATGTTGACAGAAGTGCAGAACCAATTGACCGTTCAAACAACAATGTGACGAGCAACACAATGCGACATAGTGAGACTATTGTAGCGGATTCAGTGAACAATGTGGGGGATACAGCAAGCAACTCTTCACTGGCTACTAAATCATCCAGTATACAATCTGATGCAGACACCCGGACGTCTGAATT GCATACATTCTCATCTTTGGCATTGAAAGAACTGAACCATAGAAAAATTAAAGACAGGAGCACTTCTCCAGATTCAATGCCAATGAAAGAACTTATAGCTGTTGCACAAGCTAGAAGGTTTTCTCGATCAACTTCCTTTCCAGATAACTTCCTAAATGCCAAGTATATTCctgaaacatcaataaatataccTTCTAAGGAAGGCCCACACAGGCAGTTGTCACCCTCAAATCGGATAATCAGGTCTACTTCTGGAAATGATAATGTTAATTCTAGGAGTCCGTTTGATAATATTCAGCAGAAGAAATTAGCAGCACATGGAGCCAATGCAGCGCGAAGGTCTTTCAAAGATTTCCTCAGTACATTGACAAGAACCAAAGAAAGTATATCGCGCGCGACACGTCTTGCTATGGAATGTGCTAAATTTGGCATTGCTGGTGAG GCAATTGACATTATCGTTGAACATCTGGAAAAGGAATCAAATTTGTATAAGAGGGTGGATCTCTTCTTTCTTGTAGATTCAATAACACAATGCTCCCGCAATCAGAAAG GCGGAGCTGGAGATGTATATCCCTCTCTCATTCAGGCAGTTCTACCTCGAATACTCTATGCTGCTGCACCTCCTGGAAACTCAGCTTGGGAGAATCGAAAGCAATGTCTCAAG GTTTTGAAACTTTGGCTTGAAAGGAAAACACTTTCAGAATATATCATCCGTCACCATATTAGAGAAATTGAGACTATCAACGAGGCATCATTTGGAAGTTCTCGCCGTCCTTCAAGAACAGAGAGAGCTCTAAATGACCCTTTGCGTGACAATGAAGGAATGCTTGTTGATGAGTATGGGAG TAATGCTGGTTTTCAGCTACCCAACTTAATTTGCACAAAAGTacttgaagaagaggaagaaaacTCTTCTGAAGGCAGGAGCTTGAGCTTTGAAGCTGTTACACCTGAACAGGATGCCCCATATAAtgatgacaatgaagaatctCAAATGCCTGTTGAGAAGCATCACCATATTCTGGAAGAGGTTGATGGTGAGCTTGAGATGGAGGATGTAGCTCCACCATCTGATATTGGGGCAACCACCAAGTGCCAACCAGAGCAAAGTGACACCAATCGTGCACCATCTGACCAACGCCCTTCAGATGCTGGCCCTCCACTTCCTGTGGACCGGCCTCCATCTCCTCCGCCATTGCCATCATCTCCTCCACCTGTCCCCGTTCCTCAGAGTGCACAGATGCAGCCTAAATTACAAATGGCATCTGATCCCATGGCGCCACATCCTCAAAGAGCTACATAT AGTGTTCAAAGTCAACAACAGCATTCTATTGCAGAGCACCCAGGTAACATGAATTCTTCTGTTGCACCATTGCCACCCCCACCGTTTAACAGTTCAGGATATGGAGGGCAACAAAATCagataccacctcccccaccaatggcaccactcaatcctCCTGGTCCCCATGGCAGTTTCCCTGCTCCCCCAGCACCTTACCATGGGAACAACTATCATCGGCCTCCAACCACATCCATGCCTAACGAGGGATATCATCAGCAACCACCACCCCCTCCACCGCCTCCAAATCAATTCCCTTCTGTGCCACCAGAACACCAACATAGGCCACATCACTGGGGTAATAACTGTCCACCGTATCCCGAGAGATATCGGTACAATGGACATGATCGAGGTAATCACAGACATGATAGAAGGCATCATGGACATGACAGACAACACCATTATGATGATAGAGGATACCACTACGATGATAGAGGATATCACTATGATGATAGAGGCCATTACTTTGATGATAGAAGACATCATTTTGACGATAGAGGACATCACTTTGATGAGAGAGCTATTAGGGGGCCAATGCACAATGATGCCGCTGACCAGGGAAGATATTCTTTTCCTCCAG GTCCTCCTCGGATTCCTGACCATTTTGAAGCTCCACCAGCCCCAATGCACTATGGGCGACCATCAGATCCTCCGCCAAGGCCTTGTGCAGGCTGGTCTAGGCCGCCTAGGATATCTGATAACTATTCTCCCTCGAGACATTCTGTGGAGCCTCCAGTTTCACATACAGCTGGAG GTCATGGTGGATGGAGACCTAGATAA